The Chitinophaga niabensis genomic interval TGCGGGTTATGGGCATATAGTGCCCAGAATTTCCTGGTGAGTACAAAATCCGCTACCGTAACACCGGCCATCAGGCTGATGCCGATGATATGGAGCCATAAAGAAGTGTTAAAAAGCATGTGGCTATGTTTTATTTATACATAGGACAGGCTACTTGCTTTTTCTGTGACGGTGAGATCAGGTTTTTTTGAAATGCTTCAGTTTATCAGGATTGATCTGTAAGTAAATATTCCTGATCTGGTCTCCTTCCAGTTCAAAGGAAATAAGGCTGAAGGGCGCTCCGCCGGAGTAGGAGATGATAGAGGGCAATCCGTTTGCCACGATGATCTCCCTTTCCAGCCCGTTGATATAATCCAGTTTAGATACGGCACTAAGCAGTAGTTTACTGACGTTTTCCCTTCCGTAGATGGGTTTGGGCGGAGCAGCCAGGCGCTGGTTATTGGTAGAGAACAATCTTCCCCCGCCATCAGCAAACAATACGATATCTTCTTTCAGGGTATGGATCAGCTCTTCCATACTGCCTTCGGAAATAGCCTGTAAAAATTTATGCAGGATCTTTTCATGCACTTTCAGATCTACCTCAAAACGTTTGGTGTCTTTGCCGAGATTGTCTTTTGCCCGCTTCATGATCTGGCGGCAGTTGTCTTCTGTTTTTTCGAACATCTCCGCCAGCTCATAATAGTCATAAGCGAACACTTCCTTTAGTAGGAAAATGGCTCTTTCCTGGGGAGTAAGCTTTTCTAACAGGATCAGGAACCCTATGGACAGCGCATGGTAAGATTCAACCTTCGGGTTTTCGTAGTTCAGCAATGGTTCCGGGAGCCATAAACCAATATACTCCTCCCTCCTTTGCCTGGCGCTGTGGAGGTAATTAATGGACTTATTGGTCACGATCTTTACAAGATAGGCCTTTGTATGGCGGACGTCGATGGTGTCAGTTTCCATCCATTTCAGGAAGGTGTCCTGCACCAGGTCTTCTGCCGCATCTACATTACCCAGCATATTGTAGGCAATGGAGAAGAGCAGCGCTTTATATTCCAGGAAAGTGGCGGTTTTGTCTCTCATATAATATAAGACAATTTACCCCTTTAGTTTGTGACAGCCTATATTTGATACTGCGGTTCCTCCAGTTTCTTGGAGATATGCCCGGAATGTAATGTCGGACTATCCGGGGCGGTGAATTTCTGCCTGATCTTTCGCTCTATCCTTGCCAGGCATTGAAAGGGGATGGTTAATATCCTTAATCCGTTTAGAATATACTTTACCCCAAGGTCTCTATACACCCACTTGATCAGATCCCATTTGTTGGTTGAATTTCGGTTCATGATTTTGATTTTTAGATTACTTTCTGCATTACACTTGCGCCATTCTTATTAATAGTAAACTGCTTCGATAGTTCTGTATATTGTTTTGCCAGCTCTACCCGCCTGAAGGCTTCGGTAATATTATGGTGATACCTTTCATCGATGGTGAGAATGCCTGGTAAACCAAAATCCTCGTGGCAGCACATTTGGATGATGATGATCTCCATAACTAATATGAGCTTTTTAATTTCCCCCATCGTAATAGAGATGTCGCCGAGAGGAGTATAGTCGATTTTCTTTTCTTTCAGGATGCAGATCTTTTCTATGATTGATCTCTGTTGTTCCAGTACAGCGATCCAATACGACACTTCTTTTTTAGGGATCTTACATTCCGGATATTTACCAGCCAGGATGTTTGAGAATAGCTGAGGAAGGGGACATCTTTCCTGTTCTGATTCGCCGAAAATGGCGTGGAGGTCAACTAATAATAGTCTGAAGTAATCTTCTGCCAGTTTGTAGAAGTGTGCGGATAGTTTGCCATCCTGTTCTCTGAAGAATTTCCAATTATCGAAATCTTGTTTGCAATTATTAGCAATGTGTAACAGTGATCCGAAGTGCGATAAGAAGTCAAGCATAAAATTAGTTTTTGAGTTTTAGATAATAATAGCCATAGATATACCACTTCCCGTTTAAAACAGGAAAATACCTTATGGACCGGGCAATAGTATGGCTATACTCAGGCTTGAAACCGGAGTTTAACTGAAATGCATACTATGCCGGGATTTGATCAGGATAAATGTGCTACGCAGGTAGCATCATCTGTACTGTCAGCGATAGGCATCTTTTTTTTGATGTGCTGAGTGAAATGTGTTCTCCTTTCTTTGCATTGCTTTTTGTGTTTAGACATGGTTCAGGTTTTTGCTTTAAAATAAGACGGTGAATATTATCATTATGACTACTGAATATAAGACCGAAAAGTTTCAATAAAAGGGTAAGGAAATTTGCAGTAAAAATTTGTCTTAACATAGTGTTTACAATTCAGTAGGATATGGTGGAATCGCGGAGAATATATGTTCGTATATGCGATCAGGTAATATTCGGAGGTGACATTTTTTTTGTAAAAAAAATGTTATTTATGCCTGAATATATATAGTTCTCTGAGCGGTAGTTACACAGGGTCACTATATTCCAGTCCGAGATTCCTGGATAGTTGCTTGAATCGCAGCATTACCTCCAGGCGGTTGAATGCCTCTGCGATGGTATGGTTATCCACGTCTTCAATAATGGCGATTACGGGCAGGTGTTTACCCAGTACCATAAACATATTTTTAATAACGTTCTCCATATCATAAAGAAGCTTCTGGAGGCTCCACATGGAAATCAGTTCTGGTACGGGCGCGTCTTTATCTGTATGTACAATTTGGGTGTCCCTTGTTATTTTGATCATATTAATAGTAGTATCATGCCGGGAAAGCATGTTTCGCCACTTTGCAATGTCTGTTGATGTAATAGCATTTTCTTCATATTCTTTTGCTTCCTGCCTGGAAAAGATCCTCCAGAAAGTGCATTTGTCACTTTGAGATCTGTTCAGGCCTTTATGCATATCCATTAAAAACAAACGGTGGTAGTCATTTGCCATGGAGTTGAAATGCATAGAGAGTTCACTTTTGATGTTTACAAGGGATACCCAGTTGCGAAATTCCTGTTTGCAGTTTCTAACAATGTCCAACAGGTTGCTGAGGTCCAGCATAATATCTTCTTTCATAGCGATATAAATTTAAAGGGTGCCCACTTAGTATGGGGCATTTATGAAATGAGAGGGAAGGCGATTGAAAAAGGAGCAGGGTCAATAATAATAATAGGATGACTTGCTGTTCAGGTCACAGATATGGTATGCCGGGCATTGTTGGGCAGAACGGATCGTTTTAAATAAATTCTTTTTCATCACTTAGTATGATTGTTTTTTGATTGTTTGGGGGGAATTCTACAGTAGTTTTTAACAACTCGTTCACAATATATCCTGTAAATCATCCACCAGCTTATGTTAGGTTTTATAGAAAACTATTTGCTTCGTGTATATTCAACGATAACTGCTACAACATTTCACATACCATAGATGGAATTTAACAGTGTATAGGGTGTATTGATGGGAAAAATATTTTCGTTTATACGATAAGGTAGGACTGCTAATAGATTAACCTCTAATTAACATTATTAATGTCACCATACTATAGTATATACAACACTATATGTTAGATCCGCTTGAACGCATCCGCAATGGTATGGTTGGCTCTTTCCTCAACGGTAGGGATACTGATGATAGGGTACTCCAGGATACGGCAGATCTCTAGTACGATTACTTCCATCTTCATCAGCACCTCCTCTATTTCATCACGACTAATGAAAACCTGGCAGGTTTCTTCGTCATTGACGTAATAGACCTTCCTGTCCCGCAGTAACTTGATCTTTTCAATGGTCTGGTAACTGGTCAGGAGTAGCTCCCGCCAGCGGATGATATCTGAGAGACTGATCTTGTTCCTCCCATATTTACCTCTTTCCAGGCGGTTGAAAACCTGCCAGAAAGTGATCTTGATGTTTTTGGAGAGACTGAGCATGGTGTTCATATCTACCAACAGGAGGCGGAAGTAGTCATTGGCAATGGTATCAAAATGAACAGAAAGCGTCGCATCCTTCACGTTGAAGAAAGTCCAATTAGCATAATCCTGCTTGCACTTGGAAGTTACCTCCAGTAAGATCCCAAGGTCCAGGGTGATGGTTGCGCTCATAGTGGAATGTTGTGGTGAATGATGGCCCTTTGTCTTAATCTTCACGGTGTCCCCGCATATTCTAAGACTTATTTTTGAGGTAGGAAGGGGTAATCGGAGCCGAAATTTAAGTATTAATACGCACAAGCCTTACTGACAGGGCATTAGAGGGTTAGAGGAGCTGCCGGGCATAGAGATTTTTCTATCTGTTAGGCGGTTTTTTGGAAATCTTTTAAGGAGGTATTGGGAAATTTGGATAGGTGCGAAATAGTGCTGGGTACTAACCCAATTAATAGGTTTTGCGCTGATGGACGAGTAGCTCATTCATATATTATGATCTTTAGGCAGGATCATTAACCTGGGTATCCTTACATGGCCTGGTTGCCGGAGTATATATAACACGGCGTCCACGATATTGCCTACATCCAATGGTTCATGAATATTCATACTTTCTTTTGGATGTACTTCCCAGTTATTATGTAGTTCCGTCATCACCAGGCCGGGTTCTATGCAGGATACCTGGATATTTGTACCTGCCAGTTCCATGCGTAATGCTTCAGACAATGCTTCCAGCGCAAATTTACTGGCGGCGTACGCACCTGCGGTGGGCCTTACTTTGGTGCCGAGTACGCTGGAGATATTAATGATATGACCTGAGCCCTGTTGCCGGAAACGTTTCAGTATTTTATAGGTAAGCCTGAAAGTAGCTTCCACATTAAGCCGTAACATGGCTGTCATCCTTTCTAAGTTGATGGTTTCAATGGGACCGGTTTCTAACATACCTGCGCAGTTGAACAGGTAATCCAAACGGCCATATTTTTGGAAGATATGATCTTCTAATTTATCCTGGAAATCTTCGGTGCTGAGATCGCCAGGGAATACTTCTACTTGTGCATCATCGAGCAGCCTGTCTTTCCGGCGTGCGGTAACGATCAGCTGATAACCTTCTGTTTGCAGTGCTTTTGCAATGGCATAACCTATTCCGCTGCTGGCGCCGGTTATGAGTGCTGTTTTTTGCATGGTGTTTATTTTATATCATACCCCGAAGTGGTCACTAATATACTTGAACAATCGTTAAAATTTCTCCAAAAAGAACCGATCGTTATGGTATTAGCGCACCAGCGAATAAGTTTACCCCTGATGCTCAGGAACACCCTTGAGGTCCATCCATACAGTAGTGCTATTTACATGCGCATATGCGGGTGTGACAAGTTATAGGGGGAGTTGCGGCTTATTGAAAATAGTGCTGCGATTGAGAAGGAAGCGCATTATCTGAAATGAAAAAACCGGAACTGCTGAAGTTGTTTTTCAGAAATTCCGGTTTATCTGGTAGCCTCGCCAGGAATCGAACCTGGATCATCAGCTTCGGAGACTAATGTACTATCCATTGTACGACGAGGCCAAATCCTTAAAAGGTCTGCAAAGCTAAGTTAATTAATAGGAAATTACAAAGTCCCGATATTGCTTTTAAAGATCCGTACAGCAATGGCCAGCAGGATCACCCCGAAAAACTTCCTTATCACCATCAGCCCCGCTTTCCCGAGGATCCGCTCAATCCTGTTGAGGGACTTCAATACCACAAAAATGATCAACAGGTTCACCAGGATGCCCGCCAGGATGTTATAATCCCCGAAATCTGCCTTGAGGGACATGATAGTAGTGAGTGTACCAGAACCTGCAATCAGCGGAAAAGCAATAGGAACAAGACTTCCTGTTTTGGTATCGTTATCGCTTTTAAAGAATTCAATGCCCAGGATCATTTCCAGCCCGATGATGAAGATCACAATAGAACCCGCCACGGCAAAGGATTGCAAGTCTACGCTCATCAGTTTCAGGAAGGCTTCTCCTATCAGCAGGAACACCACCATCAGCACGCCGGAAGCTACTGTGGCTTTCCAGGCGCTGATCTCCCCGAGCTTTTCTTTCAGGGACAGCAGGATGGGAATAGAGCCAAGGATATCGATCACAGCAAAGAGTGTGAAGCCTACGGTGATCATCTGGTCGATACTGAACATATCTTGAATTTTTGCAAAAGTAGGGTATTCTTTACCCGGGATGATGGTTAGCTAAGCTAAAATATCTAATTTGTTGCGGATTAGAACGGAACCTTCCAATAAATCAAAGGCATGCAAGAAGATATCATTATCCAGATCAGCACAAAGATCAAGGAAAAGCGCAAGGCCAAAGGCATCACCGTGCAGGAGCTGGCAGACAAGGCAGAAGTGAGCAAGGGCCTCATCTCTCAGATTGAAAATAACCGTACAGTACCCTCCCTGTTGGTACTGATCAATATTATCCGGGCCCTCAACCTGGATATGAATGAGTTCTTTAACGACATCAATCAGCAGACCCAAACCGCCAGGGTACTGATCAAAAGGAAGGAGGAATACCAGTCCTTCGAAAAGGAGAATGCCAAAGGTTTCCTGTACAAACGTGTGCTCACCCGCAATATCAAGGGCGGCCCCACGGATTTTGTGCTGCTGGAGCTGAAACAGGGCGCCAAACGTAACCAGATCGTGAAAACGGATGCTTATGAATATAAGTATGTGATCAAAGGCACGGTGGAATACCTCATTAATAATGAAAAGCACACCCTCGAAACAGGCGATTCCATCTTTTTCGATGGCCGCCTGGGCCATAAACCGTCCAATGTTGGAACGGATGATGCACTGCTGCTGGTAGTTTACTTCTTCCAGGATACAGAGAAATAGCAAATTTAGCCTGGTTAACCCCAATTCATAAAAAATTAACAGCCCTTGAATTGAATATTTGTTTACTTTTACTACTCAATCTATTAGTATTTATAAACAAATATTCATGTCAATATCCACCCGATCCTTTACTGTAAATGGCAAAACCTATACTCCGCCGGCTTCTCCGGTGGTGGTGATCTGCCTGGATGGCTCTGCCGACGAATACCTGGATGCTACCATGGCACATGACAGGATGCCGAACCTCAAAAAAATGACGCTGGCCGGTTACCGGGGCATGGTGAGAGGGGCTTTGCCTTCCTTTACCAATGTAAATAACTCCTCTATCGTAACAGGCGTTACCCCGGCAGTGCATGGCATTTGTGGGAATTTCTTCTATGATACGAACCGCAAGGAAGAGGTGATGATGAACTCCTCTGAATACCTCCGTGCTGAAACCATCCTTGCCGCCGCAGCCAATGCCGGCCGCAAAGTAGCTGTGGTTACTGCAAAAGAAAAACTGCGGGATATCCTCAGTCATAAAATGACGGGCATCGCTTTCTCCGCAGAAAAAGCCAACCAGGCGCAGGAAGCTACGCATGGTATTGGCAATGTTGAAACAACTTTGAACCTTAAAACCCCTGCTATCTATAGTGCAGATGCCAGTCTTTTTGTATTACGGGCCGGTGTGGCATTGATAGAACAGGGCCTGGGAGATTTCCTGTATCTCTCCCTCACAGATTATATGCAGCATACCTATGCTCCTGAAGATGAGCCATCACTGGCATTCTACGAAGCCATCGATCATGAACTGGGCCGCTTGCTGGCATTGGGTGCAGTGATTGGTGCTACGGCCGATCATGGCATGAATGCTAAACAAAAAGCAGATGGCTCTCCCAATGTGCTTTTTATAGAAACCATGCTCACGGAACAGTTCGGTAACGGTTTCCGGGTGATCTGCCCTATTACAGATCCCTATGTGAAACACCATGGTGCGCTGGGTTCTTATGTGGCAGTGCATTTGCCGGAAGGGGTTGATGAAACCGCTGTCAGCGATTGGTTGCAGG includes:
- a CDS encoding helix-turn-helix domain-containing protein produces the protein MQEDIIIQISTKIKEKRKAKGITVQELADKAEVSKGLISQIENNRTVPSLLVLINIIRALNLDMNEFFNDINQQTQTARVLIKRKEEYQSFEKENAKGFLYKRVLTRNIKGGPTDFVLLELKQGAKRNQIVKTDAYEYKYVIKGTVEYLINNEKHTLETGDSIFFDGRLGHKPSNVGTDDALLLVVYFFQDTEK
- a CDS encoding sigma-70 family RNA polymerase sigma factor, translating into MRDKTATFLEYKALLFSIAYNMLGNVDAAEDLVQDTFLKWMETDTIDVRHTKAYLVKIVTNKSINYLHSARQRREEYIGLWLPEPLLNYENPKVESYHALSIGFLILLEKLTPQERAIFLLKEVFAYDYYELAEMFEKTEDNCRQIMKRAKDNLGKDTKRFEVDLKVHEKILHKFLQAISEGSMEELIHTLKEDIVLFADGGGRLFSTNNQRLAAPPKPIYGRENVSKLLLSAVSKLDYINGLEREIIVANGLPSIISYSGGAPFSLISFELEGDQIRNIYLQINPDKLKHFKKT
- a CDS encoding MarC family protein, whose amino-acid sequence is MFSIDQMITVGFTLFAVIDILGSIPILLSLKEKLGEISAWKATVASGVLMVVFLLIGEAFLKLMSVDLQSFAVAGSIVIFIIGLEMILGIEFFKSDNDTKTGSLVPIAFPLIAGSGTLTTIMSLKADFGDYNILAGILVNLLIIFVVLKSLNRIERILGKAGLMVIRKFFGVILLAIAVRIFKSNIGTL
- the phnA gene encoding phosphonoacetate hydrolase, which produces MSISTRSFTVNGKTYTPPASPVVVICLDGSADEYLDATMAHDRMPNLKKMTLAGYRGMVRGALPSFTNVNNSSIVTGVTPAVHGICGNFFYDTNRKEEVMMNSSEYLRAETILAAAANAGRKVAVVTAKEKLRDILSHKMTGIAFSAEKANQAQEATHGIGNVETTLNLKTPAIYSADASLFVLRAGVALIEQGLGDFLYLSLTDYMQHTYAPEDEPSLAFYEAIDHELGRLLALGAVIGATADHGMNAKQKADGSPNVLFIETMLTEQFGNGFRVICPITDPYVKHHGALGSYVAVHLPEGVDETAVSDWLQGQPGITEVHNKARAVHLLEQPEDRIGDLIVLSARDVVVGRTPAHHDLSALDSGLRSHGGRYEEMVPLLISHPLTAAYRSKALGDPRNFDVFDFTVNGTHHN
- a CDS encoding SDR family oxidoreductase; this translates as MQKTALITGASSGIGYAIAKALQTEGYQLIVTARRKDRLLDDAQVEVFPGDLSTEDFQDKLEDHIFQKYGRLDYLFNCAGMLETGPIETINLERMTAMLRLNVEATFRLTYKILKRFRQQGSGHIINISSVLGTKVRPTAGAYAASKFALEALSEALRMELAGTNIQVSCIEPGLVMTELHNNWEVHPKESMNIHEPLDVGNIVDAVLYILRQPGHVRIPRLMILPKDHNI